A region from the Vulpes lagopus strain Blue_001 chromosome 5, ASM1834538v1, whole genome shotgun sequence genome encodes:
- the PTGES3 gene encoding prostaglandin E synthase 3 — MALVRWTPRLPLFPLLRCSGPLSGGRRTAFIPRVPTPHQGPTRSKGQRGNEPRATAELERGTRSTTRGEAARPRRHEPSRSEGTCPPQGQASLLCRTPRTRSAPREALRPSGGRPCPRHPRPGPSVPPGTSSLRPGEAGPSASAFLPPPPALPRLGDGARARGGSAGAEAGTSPAGRSRRGAGPAPGRIAKEPGGPALSVDISRKPRRSPKTKSAHARRQGPGILLRHQPPPGLTTPRSHARTFILRPRAPIPTLSSSPRPEEPLSPRSAFWGPGSSPPSPEGSEERPRPGRKRRVATGGESTARQLPPERPAHPLARPPAPFTMQPASAKWYDRRDYVFIEFCVEDSKDVNVNFEKSKLTFSCLGGSDNFKHLNEIDLFHCIDPNDSKHKRTDRSILCCLRKGESGQSWPRLTKERAKLNWLSVDFNNWKDWEDDSDEDMSNFDRFSEMMNNMGGDEDVDLPEVDGADDDSQDSDDEKMPDLE, encoded by the exons ATGGCACTAGTAAGATG GACGCCCCGGCTCCCTTTGTTCCCCTTGCTGCGCTGTTCGGGGCCCCTCTCCGGGGGACGCAGGACTGCTTTCATTCCCCGGGTTCCTACCCCTCATCAGGGCCCAACCAGGTCCAAGGGACAAAGGGGCAACGAGCCACGAGCAACGGCTGAGCTCGAGCGCGGAACCCGCTCCACGACGCGCGGGGaggccgcccgcccccgccggcaCGAGCCGTCTCGGAGCGAGGGCACGTGCCCGCCCCAGGGCCAGGCGTCCCTCCTCTGCCGAACACCTCGAACTCGCAGCGCCCCTCGAGAGGCTCTCCGACCGTCCGGGGGCCGGCCTTGCCCGCGGCACCCCCGGCCCGGGCCTTCCGTGCCTCCGGGGACCAGCTCGCTCCGTCCAGGGGAAGCAGGGCCCTCCGCTTCGGCCTTCCTCCCGCCGCCGCCAGCACTGCCGCGTCTCGGGGACGGCGCCCGGGCGCGTG GGGGGAGCGCGGGAGCAGAGGCGGGAACGAGCCCGGCCGGACGGagccggcgcggggcggggcccgcgccGGGAAGGATCGCGAAGGAGCCGGGAGGCCCCGCCCTTTCCGTAGATATCTCTAGAAAACCGCGCAGGAGCCCGAAAACAAAGAGTGCGCACGCGCGGCGGCAGGGCCCGGGCATTTTGCTGCGTCACCAGCCGCCGCCCGGCCTCACCACCCCTCGCTCGCACGCACGCACGTTCATCCTCCGTCCTCGCGCCCCGATTCCTACACTCTCCTCTTCTCCGCGACCGGAGGAGCCGCTCTCTCCGCGCAGTGCATTCTGGGGACCCGGGTCGAGCCCGCCGTCGCCTGAGGGAAGCGAGGAGAGGCCGCGACCGGGAAGAAAGCGCCGAGTCGCCACCGGCGGAGAGTCGACTGCCCGGCAGCTGCCGCCGGAGAGGCCCGCCCACCCGCtcgcccggccccccgccccgttCACGAT GCAGCCTGCTTCTGCAAAGTGGTACGATCGAAGGGACTACGTCTTCATTGAATTTTGTGTTGAAGACAGTAAAGATGTTaatgtaaattttgaaaaatccaaACTTACATTCAG ttgTCTTGGAGGAAGtgataattttaaacatttaaatgaaattgatCTTTTTCACTGTATTGATCCAAAT GATTCCAAGCATAAAAGAACGGACAGATCAATTTTATGTTGTTTACGAAAAGGTGAATCTGGCCAGTCATGGCCAAGGTTAACAAAAGAAAGGGCAAAg CTTAATTGGCTTAGTGTGGACTTCAATAATTGGAAAGACTGGGAAGATGATTCAGATGAAGACATGTCTAATTTTGATCGTTTTTCTGAG ATGATGAACAACATGGGTGGTGATGAGGATGTAGATTTACCAGAAGTAGATGGAGCAGATGAT GATTCACAAGACAGTGATGATGAAA aaATGCCAGATCTGGAGTAA